One window of Aspergillus oryzae RIB40 DNA, chromosome 3 genomic DNA carries:
- a CDS encoding putative GPI anchored cell wall protein (predicted protein), which produces MLFAKSALFLSFLALGNIAAAAGPKACLLEALGTEPSPGDLKAVCVDKVQTKIESLCSDDDKQDALKQFADTCTAAGHKVVVNTSTSSSASSTGTSTAGSKSSSSGFVTATATSTSSSGSSTSGSDSVTNPSSTSSSGVPLHTANAGSSDRHIPAAAFAAVVFVGFAATL; this is translated from the exons ATGTTGTTCGCCAAGTctgctcttttcttgtcctttttGGCCCTCGGAAATATTGCCGCCGCTGCAGGCCCTAAGGCTTGCCTTCTCGAGGCTCTCGG CACTGAGCCAAGCCCCGGTGATCTCAAAGCCGTCTGTGTTGATAAAGTGCAGACCAAAATCGAGAGCCTGTGCAGCGATGATGACAAGCAAGACGCTCTGAAGCAGTTCGCTGACACCTGCACCGCTGCTGGACACAAAGTCG TCGTCAACACCTCGACCTCTTCAAGCGCCTCTTCCACCGGTACTTCCACTGCCGGTTCCAAGTCAAGCAGCTCCGGCTTTGTCACTGCTACCGCTACCAGCACTTCCAGCTCCGGCTCTAGTACCTCCGGCTCTGATTCTGTTACTAACCCCAGctcgacctcttcttccggagTACCTCTTCATACCGCCAATGCCGGCTCGTCTGATAGGCATATTCCCGCTGCTGCCTTTGCTGCAGTTGTCTTCGTCGGCTTCGCTGCTACGCTGTAA